A genomic window from Synergistetes bacterium HGW-Synergistetes-1 includes:
- a CDS encoding phenylacetate--CoA ligase: MKLVIRNVETKISRIRYTLEKMVERDHPYAQKMKEYGVKPEHIRTARDMQLLPYTTKQDLQKHYPLGWLNVDRKHVVRFHATSGTTGNPTVVCYTQNDVKMWSECGAWCLGLAGLDEWDTLQVSYGYGLFTGGLGMHYAGERRGLAVIPASGGATEKQVRMIKELGVTALACTPSYALRISEVWDDIDPNRFSNGGTKLKIGILGAEPWSEGLRKRLEEKLGIKALDIYGLSEAMGPGVAMECIHQSGLHVNDEAFLPEIIHPDTLKNMEDGEEGELVLTSIKKEAYPIIRYRTRDRTRILPGPCPCGDPSVRIDRIGGRTDDMLIVRGVNVFPSQVEAALCRVKDLTPNFIIDVWKKDGMDEIEITCERAPESDPGEVEHIRNETKKRLKDSLGVNIEVNIAEPDTVPRSEGKAVRIKRHKEPHNAKV; the protein is encoded by the coding sequence ATGAAACTTGTAATAAGAAATGTTGAGACAAAAATATCGAGGATCCGTTACACACTGGAGAAAATGGTAGAGAGAGATCATCCCTACGCCCAAAAGATGAAGGAGTATGGTGTCAAACCCGAACACATAAGGACCGCACGGGACATGCAGCTCCTTCCCTACACTACGAAACAGGATCTGCAGAAGCACTATCCCCTTGGCTGGCTGAACGTTGACAGAAAGCATGTGGTTCGTTTTCATGCGACTTCAGGGACTACAGGAAACCCGACGGTAGTCTGCTACACACAAAACGATGTAAAGATGTGGAGTGAGTGCGGCGCCTGGTGTCTCGGGCTTGCCGGATTGGATGAATGGGATACTCTCCAGGTCTCTTATGGATATGGTCTCTTTACGGGAGGTCTTGGGATGCATTACGCAGGAGAGCGCCGCGGCCTGGCTGTCATCCCTGCTTCGGGGGGAGCCACGGAAAAGCAGGTAAGGATGATCAAGGAGCTGGGCGTTACAGCATTGGCATGTACACCTTCATACGCCCTTCGCATATCGGAAGTATGGGATGACATAGATCCGAACCGTTTTTCAAACGGGGGGACAAAACTCAAGATAGGGATACTGGGAGCGGAACCGTGGTCCGAGGGCCTGAGAAAACGTCTTGAAGAGAAACTGGGCATCAAGGCTCTGGATATTTACGGCCTGAGCGAAGCAATGGGCCCGGGAGTGGCGATGGAGTGCATCCACCAGAGCGGACTGCATGTAAATGACGAGGCATTCCTGCCCGAGATAATACATCCTGACACGCTGAAAAACATGGAAGACGGCGAAGAGGGCGAGCTTGTGCTGACTTCGATAAAGAAGGAAGCCTATCCCATAATCCGCTACCGTACGAGGGACCGTACCAGGATCCTTCCCGGACCCTGTCCCTGTGGTGATCCAAGTGTCCGCATAGATAGGATAGGAGGAAGGACCGACGATATGCTCATAGTTAGGGGCGTCAATGTCTTCCCGTCACAGGTCGAGGCAGCTCTGTGCAGAGTCAAGGACCTTACTCCCAATTTCATCATAGATGTCTGGAAAAAGGATGGAATGGATGAGATTGAAATTACATGCGAACGCGCTCCGGAGAGTGATCCGGGGGAAGTTGAACACATCAGGAATGAGACAAAGAAACGTCTGAAAGACAGCCTGGGCGTAAATATTGAGGTCAACATTGCTGAACCGGATACAGTCCCCCGTTCGGAAGGCAAGGCAGTCCGCATAAAAAGGCACAAGGAGCCCCACAACGCTAAAGTTTAG
- the hisC gene encoding histidinol-phosphate transaminase, protein MNKSELFYSIARPNIRDMEEYDPGPVLPELVRISSNENNLGVSRKAVEAIKNAVSECNRYGDSRCDRLRNKLAQKHGMTPDQFVIGNGLDGVFTMLGRAFIEPGDEVVCGELTFSVYAEMAEIMGGRAVKVPMTENMELDTDGFITAVTEKTRMVVFCNPNNPTGTGTGIRDIRKMLDAIPEKVLFVLDEAYIEFADENTADGLTLLNEYPNLMVCRTFSKVYGLAGLRVGWIAGDAELMKYLYKVREPYVVSVPAAAGAEAALDDIEFLTESVEMVRNEKKSFYDFFRANDISFIASQTNFILLPLGEVSSGLRDGLLKDGIIVRLLRFRGKGIIRITVGLPEENSLLREKFMKNYVEAKNRQK, encoded by the coding sequence ATGAACAAAAGTGAGCTTTTCTACAGCATTGCACGTCCTAATATAAGAGACATGGAAGAGTATGATCCGGGGCCTGTATTACCGGAACTTGTCCGCATCTCTTCGAACGAAAACAACCTCGGAGTTTCAAGAAAGGCTGTCGAGGCGATAAAAAATGCCGTTTCGGAATGCAACCGGTATGGCGACAGCAGATGCGACAGATTGAGGAATAAGCTTGCCCAGAAACACGGCATGACTCCTGATCAGTTCGTGATAGGCAACGGTCTTGACGGAGTATTTACGATGCTTGGCCGAGCCTTTATCGAACCCGGAGACGAGGTGGTGTGCGGTGAGCTGACCTTCTCTGTTTACGCCGAGATGGCTGAAATAATGGGAGGCAGGGCCGTAAAGGTCCCGATGACAGAGAATATGGAGCTGGACACAGACGGATTTATTACGGCTGTGACAGAAAAGACCAGGATGGTCGTCTTCTGCAATCCCAACAATCCTACAGGAACGGGCACAGGTATACGTGATATCAGGAAAATGCTTGATGCCATCCCCGAAAAGGTCTTGTTCGTCCTTGACGAGGCATATATAGAATTTGCCGATGAAAATACAGCTGATGGGCTGACACTGCTAAACGAATATCCAAACCTGATGGTCTGCAGGACTTTTTCAAAAGTATATGGACTGGCAGGCCTCAGGGTCGGATGGATAGCAGGGGACGCAGAACTGATGAAATACCTTTACAAGGTCAGGGAACCTTATGTGGTCTCGGTGCCGGCCGCGGCAGGCGCGGAAGCAGCACTTGACGACATTGAGTTTTTAACGGAAAGCGTTGAAATGGTAAGAAATGAAAAAAAGAGTTTTTATGATTTCTTCCGAGCCAACGATATCAGCTTTATCGCCTCACAGACAAACTTCATACTTCTTCCGCTTGGAGAGGTATCCTCCGGGCTGAGAGATGGACTGCTGAAGGACGGAATAATCGTCCGCCTGCTCCGTTTCCGGGGCAAAGGTATCATTCGGATAACAGTGGGGCTGCCGGAAGAAAACAGCCTTCTAAGGGAAAAATTCATGAAAAATTATGTTGAGGCAAAAAATAGACAAAAATAG
- a CDS encoding haloacid dehalogenase produces MKIDFIPDALIFDVDGVLLNVERSFPEVIRQGIQKGWESVCGGTTDSVGYTSEHERVFKRHGSFNDDYDIAWTMLSIAAFSGKKDLSAALPSPQMLSKELGTFSSDVISWISARYCAPVPRDAVRKMCAELYFGTEEAPGLYRLEIPMLGSHWEELPLPVGVYTGRNLAEWHLAKNALGWQDFPDDRIIHSDTGIYKPSPEGLELLSKRLGCVDPVFFGDTGSDMKAQAAFGKGHFVAIGALLPEAEYIYDHTENAVKEIISLIEEE; encoded by the coding sequence ATGAAAATCGACTTTATCCCCGACGCATTGATATTTGATGTTGACGGAGTTTTGCTCAATGTTGAGAGATCCTTTCCCGAGGTGATCCGACAGGGAATACAGAAGGGATGGGAATCGGTCTGCGGAGGAACGACCGATTCTGTAGGTTATACTTCTGAACACGAAAGGGTATTTAAAAGACACGGGTCATTCAATGACGACTACGACATCGCATGGACGATGCTTTCTATCGCAGCCTTCAGCGGAAAGAAGGATCTTTCAGCGGCACTGCCTTCACCACAAATGCTCAGCAAGGAACTCGGAACTTTCAGCTCAGATGTCATATCATGGATAAGTGCCAGGTACTGCGCTCCTGTTCCCAGAGATGCCGTAAGGAAAATGTGTGCTGAACTTTACTTCGGCACTGAAGAAGCCCCCGGACTTTACAGGCTGGAGATACCGATGCTGGGTTCCCATTGGGAAGAATTGCCGCTTCCCGTAGGTGTTTACACCGGAAGGAACCTCGCTGAGTGGCATCTTGCCAAAAATGCTCTGGGGTGGCAGGATTTTCCTGATGACAGGATAATACACAGCGATACAGGAATTTACAAACCATCGCCGGAGGGGCTGGAACTGCTTTCAAAGAGGCTTGGGTGTGTTGACCCCGTCTTTTTCGGTGATACCGGCAGCGATATGAAGGCACAGGCAGCATTCGGAAAAGGTCATTTCGTGGCTATCGGAGCACTTCTTCCGGAAGCAGAATATATTTACGACCACACCGAAAACGCTGTGAAAGAGATAATTTCCCTCATCGAGGAGGAGTAA
- a CDS encoding ATP phosphoribosyltransferase encodes MLTFALPTGRSLEDCIEILEGSGLPVDKLKNHGRNLVVDEGSFRYLLSKPSDVPAMVHYGAADLAIAGNDVVEESGISLVELLDTGRGKCFMAVAGTKRVAEKFNGNTCSLMGLKVATKYTRIAENTFNSWGVQIKILKLNGSVELAPALGLSDCIFDIVQTGSTLKANGLMVIKETAPVSLRLVAGSGSVQLRWRSMFGVVNAIENYVKGAASA; translated from the coding sequence ATGCTGACTTTCGCGCTGCCCACAGGGCGTTCGCTTGAAGACTGTATAGAAATTTTGGAAGGGTCCGGACTTCCGGTCGACAAACTCAAAAATCACGGGAGAAACCTTGTAGTCGACGAAGGCAGTTTTCGCTATCTGCTTTCAAAACCCTCAGACGTTCCGGCAATGGTGCACTACGGAGCTGCGGACCTGGCTATCGCAGGGAATGATGTTGTAGAAGAATCAGGCATCTCTCTGGTGGAACTGCTGGATACCGGCAGGGGAAAATGTTTCATGGCTGTCGCCGGCACCAAGAGAGTGGCAGAGAAATTCAACGGCAACACCTGCAGCCTGATGGGACTGAAGGTCGCAACAAAATACACAAGAATAGCCGAAAACACTTTCAACTCATGGGGAGTTCAGATAAAGATCCTCAAACTTAACGGTTCTGTAGAACTTGCCCCCGCTCTCGGCCTGAGCGACTGCATTTTTGACATCGTCCAGACAGGGAGCACCCTGAAAGCCAACGGACTGATGGTTATCAAGGAGACGGCTCCTGTCTCCCTGCGCCTCGTGGCAGGCTCTGGATCAGTGCAGCTTAGATGGCGTTCGATGTTCGGAGTCGTGAATGCCATAGAAAATTATGTAAAAGGGGCGGCTTCAGCATGA
- a CDS encoding imidazoleglycerol-phosphate dehydratase — translation MKKETLRKTNETEIEVSLEFPGKVRKIEIGCGFLAHMVDLMFSRAGLGICLKAKGDTEVDYHHLSEDIGIALGQLLRETAKEGGIARYGWCILPMDGSLARVALDFSGRGASYFSGSFPSEKCGDFDTELVPEFFRGFAREGGMTLHIALLETDNSHHAAEAVFKGVGIALRQALSPSDGAPSTKGLWL, via the coding sequence ATGAAAAAAGAGACTCTAAGAAAGACCAATGAGACTGAGATCGAAGTTTCTCTCGAATTTCCGGGCAAAGTGAGAAAAATAGAGATCGGCTGCGGATTCCTTGCCCACATGGTCGACCTCATGTTCAGCAGGGCAGGTCTCGGGATCTGCCTTAAAGCAAAAGGCGACACTGAGGTCGACTATCACCACCTTTCAGAGGATATCGGGATCGCGTTGGGACAGCTGCTTCGGGAGACAGCAAAAGAGGGCGGCATCGCACGTTACGGATGGTGCATCCTCCCGATGGACGGCTCGCTGGCAAGGGTGGCTCTTGATTTCAGCGGAAGAGGAGCTTCTTACTTCTCCGGCTCGTTCCCCTCAGAAAAATGCGGTGACTTTGACACGGAACTCGTCCCCGAATTTTTCAGGGGTTTTGCCAGAGAGGGCGGCATGACCCTCCACATAGCCCTTCTGGAGACCGACAACTCACACCATGCGGCCGAAGCTGTATTCAAAGGGGTCGGGATAGCGCTCAGGCAGGCTCTTTCACCCTCAGACGGTGCACCAAGCACAAAGGGGCTCTGGCTGTGA
- a CDS encoding 1-(5-phosphoribosyl)-5-[(5-phosphoribosylamino)methylideneamino] imidazole-4-carboxamide isomerase, whose protein sequence is MILFPAIDLFGGNVVRLTKGDFSKKKDYGLSPFETAKNFLNAGCTHIHIVDLEGAKEGRPCHLEVLEQIASLGMFVQYGGGLRSEDSVRDALSAGADRVMIGSLLFKDDDMPCHIASEFGPAAMPAIDVKAGKVVHSGWLSGTDMGPKEALTWLRKTGFSIFLVTNTDRDGMMSGTDPELYRELTEGRNDIVAAGGITTVNDIISLNALGLAGGIIGKSLYEGGITISDALHAASGRKQ, encoded by the coding sequence GTGATACTTTTTCCCGCGATAGACCTCTTCGGTGGCAATGTAGTCCGCCTGACTAAGGGTGATTTTTCGAAAAAGAAGGATTATGGGCTCTCACCGTTCGAAACAGCAAAAAACTTCCTCAACGCAGGATGCACCCACATACACATTGTTGACCTTGAAGGCGCTAAAGAAGGAAGGCCTTGTCACCTGGAAGTGCTTGAACAGATAGCCTCCCTCGGAATGTTCGTGCAGTACGGAGGGGGACTTCGTTCAGAGGACAGTGTAAGGGACGCCCTCTCAGCAGGTGCCGACAGGGTAATGATAGGGAGCCTGCTCTTTAAAGATGACGATATGCCCTGTCATATAGCAAGCGAGTTTGGCCCTGCAGCTATGCCTGCTATTGATGTAAAGGCAGGAAAGGTCGTACATTCCGGTTGGCTCAGTGGAACAGATATGGGGCCCAAAGAAGCCCTCACCTGGCTCAGGAAGACCGGTTTTTCAATTTTTCTCGTTACAAATACAGACCGTGACGGCATGATGTCCGGTACGGATCCCGAACTATACAGGGAGCTGACCGAAGGCAGGAATGACATCGTGGCGGCAGGCGGGATAACTACTGTAAACGACATCATATCCCTGAATGCTCTTGGACTGGCCGGGGGCATAATCGGTAAAAGCCTTTATGAGGGCGGGATAACTATCTCAGATGCACTGCATGCCGCATCAGGAAGGAAACAATAG
- a CDS encoding bifunctional phosphoribosyl-AMP cyclohydrolase/phosphoribosyl-ATP pyrophosphatase produces MSGIDMSLIKFDEKGLVPVVVQDSTSAEVLMTAWANEEALKLTAASGELTLWSRSRKELWKKGETSGNVMEVLELRIDCDGDTLLAIVEPAGPACHTGKRTCFHRSLWGKEDSTGATFLGRLWHYLNIRKSESPEESYTARLLAKGPSMVAQKVGEEGVETAIAAATGDRDGFRYEAADLLYHLLVACISSGVTFNEVLDELMSRHKKDEN; encoded by the coding sequence ATGTCCGGTATAGATATGAGCCTTATCAAATTTGACGAAAAGGGACTTGTTCCGGTCGTTGTCCAGGATTCAACGAGCGCCGAGGTGCTTATGACCGCATGGGCAAACGAAGAGGCCCTGAAACTTACGGCTGCCTCCGGAGAACTGACTCTTTGGAGCCGATCCAGAAAAGAGCTATGGAAAAAGGGCGAAACGAGCGGGAATGTGATGGAGGTCCTTGAGCTTCGCATAGACTGCGACGGAGACACACTGCTGGCTATAGTGGAACCTGCCGGGCCAGCATGCCATACCGGAAAGCGGACCTGTTTCCATCGTTCCCTCTGGGGAAAAGAAGACTCAACAGGAGCTACATTCCTTGGACGCCTCTGGCACTACCTAAACATAAGGAAGTCAGAGAGTCCGGAAGAGAGCTACACGGCGAGGCTCCTTGCAAAAGGACCTTCAATGGTCGCACAGAAGGTAGGGGAAGAGGGGGTCGAAACAGCTATCGCTGCCGCTACAGGAGACAGGGATGGTTTCCGCTATGAGGCGGCAGACTTGCTTTACCACCTTCTGGTAGCCTGCATCTCTTCAGGAGTCACTTTCAATGAGGTGCTTGATGAACTTATGTCCCGCCACAAAAAGGACGAAAACTGA
- the hisH gene encoding imidazole glycerol phosphate synthase subunit HisH, with translation MIAIIDYGAGNLQSVQNALDFIGCPGTVTSDPEEILSAEGAILPGVGAFGSAMAEMERKGLVDTVKIAAKSGKPFIGICAGMQLLFEESEESPGVSGLGILRGKTLLFPSDKGLKIPHMGWNSIETKKKSRLLGKLSGPTYMYFVHSYYVKADDKEIVSAFSDYGTTFDAAVEQGNLFGCQFHPEKSGAEGISILRRFAELAGGN, from the coding sequence ATGATAGCGATCATAGACTACGGAGCCGGCAATCTCCAAAGCGTGCAGAATGCGCTGGACTTTATCGGGTGTCCCGGAACGGTAACATCTGACCCTGAAGAAATACTTTCTGCAGAGGGAGCAATACTTCCGGGCGTCGGTGCATTTGGAAGCGCAATGGCAGAGATGGAACGCAAGGGACTTGTAGATACAGTAAAAATTGCGGCAAAGAGCGGGAAACCCTTTATTGGGATCTGCGCAGGGATGCAGCTGCTGTTCGAAGAGAGCGAAGAGAGTCCTGGTGTTTCCGGTCTCGGAATACTTCGTGGAAAGACACTTCTCTTTCCATCGGATAAAGGACTTAAAATTCCCCACATGGGGTGGAACTCAATAGAGACAAAAAAGAAAAGCAGACTTCTTGGAAAGCTGTCCGGCCCGACCTACATGTATTTCGTTCACTCATATTATGTAAAAGCGGATGATAAAGAAATAGTATCTGCTTTTTCAGATTACGGAACAACTTTCGATGCGGCCGTTGAGCAGGGGAATCTTTTCGGATGCCAGTTCCACCCGGAAAAGAGCGGGGCTGAAGGCATTTCAATATTGCGACGTTTTGCGGAACTGGCGGGGGGAAACTAA
- a CDS encoding imidazole glycerol phosphate synthase subunit HisF, producing the protein MYAQRIIPCLDIKDGRVVKGINFVDLRDAGDPAECAVAYEAAGADEIVFLDITATSDARKTVAELVKAVASKVFIPITVGGGIRTADDIRTILRAGADKVSLNSAAVKRPELITEGAKDFGSQCIVAAIDAKSNGNGTWEVYTAGGRTATGLDAVKWALKTERLGAGEILLTSMDRDGTKSGYDLELTFAISSKVNIPVIASGGAGEYSHFYDAFAEGMADAVLAASLFHYNEIPIPELKKYLSRRGISVRM; encoded by the coding sequence ATGTACGCACAGAGGATAATTCCATGCCTTGACATTAAAGACGGGCGAGTCGTCAAGGGAATAAATTTCGTTGACCTCAGGGACGCTGGAGATCCGGCAGAATGCGCTGTAGCCTATGAAGCGGCAGGTGCTGATGAGATAGTATTCCTGGATATAACCGCGACAAGCGACGCACGTAAGACCGTTGCGGAACTGGTAAAGGCTGTGGCATCCAAGGTATTCATACCGATCACAGTTGGAGGAGGAATACGCACGGCCGACGACATCCGAACGATCCTCAGGGCCGGGGCGGACAAGGTCTCCCTCAATTCTGCCGCAGTAAAGAGACCGGAACTCATTACCGAAGGCGCAAAGGATTTCGGCAGTCAGTGCATAGTCGCAGCTATAGACGCAAAAAGCAATGGGAACGGCACCTGGGAAGTCTACACTGCCGGAGGACGCACAGCTACCGGGCTCGACGCGGTCAAATGGGCCCTGAAAACCGAACGGCTAGGGGCGGGAGAGATACTGCTCACAAGCATGGACAGGGACGGCACAAAATCAGGCTACGACCTTGAGCTCACCTTTGCGATAAGTTCAAAGGTAAACATCCCCGTCATCGCTTCCGGAGGGGCCGGAGAGTATTCGCACTTCTACGATGCTTTTGCTGAAGGCATGGCAGATGCAGTGCTTGCCGCATCGCTGTTTCACTACAATGAGATCCCCATACCGGAACTGAAAAAATATCTCTCGCGCAGGGGGATCTCCGTAAGGATGTAG
- the hisD gene encoding histidinol dehydrogenase produces MFCYKKAAEKNIKDDQDLFSSVKEIIDRVKESGDRALSFYSEKFGGAPMDSFRVSEEDIHMAYSGISQELRGAIEQAAYNIKNFALLQSDTIKPLLATETSRGIFLGHSIIPVDSCCCYVPGGSHPLFSTALMLVIPAKTAGVKRVCAAVPPMAGSRLPHPATLAALKIAGADEVYAVGGAQAVAAFAYGTDSIAPVAMIVGPGNKYVTEAKRQVYGKVGIDFVAGPSEVLVIADENADPAVIAADILAQSEHDVDAAGILITTSKEIAERVSAEVKGQLERLDTADIAAEAWEKNGIIMIADSLEDAAEAANEIAPEHLEINTADPDRLIPLLRNYGSLFIGEGSAEVFGDYVAGTNHTLPTMGAAKYTGGVSVMTFLKVCTFQRITPEGADLLAPIAEVMAENEGLFAHAVAARVRMKKRS; encoded by the coding sequence ATGTTCTGTTATAAAAAAGCAGCAGAAAAAAACATTAAAGATGATCAGGATCTTTTTTCATCTGTAAAAGAGATAATCGACAGGGTCAAGGAAAGCGGAGACAGAGCCCTCTCATTTTACAGCGAAAAGTTTGGAGGCGCTCCCATGGATTCTTTCAGGGTATCAGAAGAAGATATCCACATGGCCTATTCGGGTATATCACAGGAACTTCGCGGAGCCATCGAGCAGGCTGCATACAACATAAAGAATTTCGCACTGCTTCAAAGTGACACAATAAAGCCCCTTCTGGCCACAGAGACCTCGAGGGGAATTTTCCTTGGCCACAGCATAATCCCGGTCGATTCTTGCTGCTGTTACGTTCCCGGCGGAAGCCATCCTCTCTTTTCTACGGCTCTTATGCTTGTGATCCCTGCAAAAACGGCTGGTGTGAAACGTGTATGTGCGGCTGTTCCGCCAATGGCCGGAAGCCGCCTGCCGCATCCGGCGACTTTGGCAGCACTGAAGATAGCAGGTGCAGATGAGGTATATGCTGTCGGAGGAGCTCAGGCTGTGGCTGCTTTTGCATATGGTACGGACAGCATAGCCCCGGTTGCCATGATCGTAGGTCCGGGAAATAAATATGTGACCGAGGCAAAACGTCAGGTATACGGAAAGGTCGGAATAGATTTTGTTGCGGGTCCAAGCGAGGTGCTGGTCATAGCAGACGAAAACGCAGATCCTGCGGTCATAGCGGCCGACATCCTTGCCCAGTCCGAGCATGACGTCGACGCAGCGGGCATATTGATAACCACGTCAAAAGAAATCGCGGAGAGAGTCTCAGCAGAAGTAAAGGGGCAGCTCGAAAGGCTTGATACAGCAGATATTGCCGCTGAGGCCTGGGAGAAAAATGGGATCATAATGATAGCTGACTCTCTGGAAGATGCAGCAGAAGCTGCCAACGAGATCGCACCCGAGCATCTTGAGATAAATACGGCAGATCCCGATAGGCTTATCCCGCTGCTTAGGAACTACGGTTCGCTCTTTATTGGGGAGGGGTCGGCAGAAGTTTTCGGAGACTATGTGGCAGGTACAAACCACACGCTTCCTACGATGGGGGCGGCGAAGTACACGGGAGGAGTCTCTGTAATGACCTTTCTCAAAGTATGCACATTCCAGCGGATCACGCCTGAGGGGGCAGACCTCCTTGCTCCCATTGCTGAGGTAATGGCTGAGAACGAAGGGCTCTTCGCCCATGCAGTTGCAGCCCGTGTGCGAATGAAAAAGAGATCTTAA
- a CDS encoding pyridoxamine 5'-phosphate oxidase family protein — translation MPVHLIIGSDIRPRGVLLLRRKDKEVTSRDWITEVLDRGVWIQLAMSDKEGWPYVVPLNYGFKDDFIIVHGAREGKKIDLLKENNKVAFNVAIDAEVVRNEENPSEFSMKYRSVSGLGTASFIEDIEEKREALKILMDHYRGPKEPMTEGMLKATAVIKIQITELTGKNNFYPKPE, via the coding sequence ATGCCCGTTCATCTTATAATCGGGTCAGATATCAGACCGAGGGGGGTATTGCTTTTGAGAAGAAAAGATAAGGAAGTCACATCGCGTGATTGGATCACCGAAGTGCTGGACAGAGGCGTCTGGATTCAGCTCGCAATGTCTGACAAAGAGGGCTGGCCTTATGTCGTACCTCTAAACTACGGTTTCAAGGATGATTTCATTATTGTCCACGGAGCAAGAGAGGGCAAAAAGATAGACCTGCTCAAAGAAAACAATAAGGTCGCCTTTAACGTCGCGATCGATGCTGAGGTAGTACGAAACGAAGAAAACCCCTCAGAGTTCAGCATGAAGTACAGAAGCGTCTCAGGCCTTGGAACAGCTTCTTTTATAGAGGACATTGAGGAAAAAAGAGAAGCGTTGAAGATACTCATGGATCACTATCGCGGACCAAAAGAACCCATGACGGAAGGTATGCTCAAGGCAACAGCTGTAATAAAGATCCAAATAACCGAACTGACCGGAAAGAACAACTTTTATCCCAAACCCGAATAA
- a CDS encoding HlyC/CorC family transporter, translated as MSSDISGSIILLVVLLILSIYFSATETSITAAGKGKLLALSDEYPHRRKDFLWLVDNTAKAINVTLIGNNLVNIAASAVATTLALKLFGALGPALAVATMTVLIVVFCEILPKNFAIAKKEGVLLFSLPFLKFFSTIMTPVTWSLRAVLKLFGKIAGMDLVSYSSLISRQEIDHIVSESSAAGALEEDERKMIHGVIAFEETRVSEVMEPRTDVYAIEQDRTAEEAVNIFLESGHSRIPVYREDLDQVIGILYAKDLLGPLARSEKNISILKLMRKPLFVPETMKTDEALDTMKKSRTHIAIVIDEYGGMAGLITLEDLIEEIVGDIQDEYDTEIPEIQVEDENTYLVQGQVNLEELSDALAYPFDTAFEDVDTLAGMVLELSGDFPTQGQLVTYGSWDIHVLQVQNHRILQVRMKYIKERTEGPISE; from the coding sequence GTGAGTTCCGACATATCGGGCAGTATCATCCTGCTAGTCGTTTTGCTGATACTCTCGATTTATTTCAGCGCAACCGAGACGTCAATAACGGCAGCAGGGAAAGGTAAATTACTCGCTCTATCTGATGAATATCCTCATCGCCGAAAGGATTTTCTCTGGCTTGTAGACAACACAGCCAAAGCAATAAACGTTACTCTCATTGGAAACAATTTGGTAAATATTGCCGCAAGCGCCGTTGCAACTACCCTGGCGCTCAAACTTTTTGGCGCATTGGGGCCAGCTCTTGCTGTGGCCACAATGACAGTATTGATCGTGGTTTTCTGTGAGATCCTGCCTAAAAATTTTGCCATAGCAAAAAAAGAGGGCGTACTGCTTTTCTCCCTTCCCTTCCTGAAGTTTTTCAGCACGATAATGACTCCTGTAACGTGGTCTCTGAGAGCCGTTCTGAAACTGTTTGGAAAGATTGCAGGAATGGATCTTGTCTCATACAGCTCTTTGATCTCCCGCCAGGAGATAGACCACATCGTTTCTGAGAGCAGCGCGGCAGGTGCGCTTGAAGAGGATGAACGCAAGATGATCCATGGTGTCATAGCCTTTGAGGAAACAAGGGTCTCCGAGGTCATGGAGCCGAGGACGGATGTCTATGCGATAGAGCAGGACAGAACTGCTGAAGAGGCAGTCAATATTTTTCTTGAAAGTGGACATTCAAGGATCCCCGTATACAGGGAAGACCTTGATCAAGTCATAGGAATACTTTATGCGAAGGACCTTCTTGGTCCCCTGGCACGCAGCGAAAAAAACATATCGATCCTGAAACTCATGAGAAAACCGCTTTTTGTGCCAGAAACAATGAAGACCGATGAAGCTCTTGATACGATGAAAAAATCAAGGACGCACATAGCCATAGTCATCGATGAATACGGAGGCATGGCAGGTCTTATAACTCTTGAAGACCTAATTGAGGAGATAGTCGGAGATATACAGGACGAATATGATACTGAAATTCCCGAGATACAGGTAGAGGATGAGAACACATATCTGGTTCAGGGACAGGTAAACCTGGAAGAGCTTTCTGATGCGCTTGCCTATCCTTTCGACACAGCTTTTGAAGATGTTGACACGCTGGCAGGGATGGTCCTTGAGCTTTCGGGGGACTTCCCGACGCAGGGACAGCTCGTGACATATGGATCGTGGGACATCCACGTGCTCCAGGTCCAGAATCACAGAATACTCCAAGTCCGCATGAAATACATAAAGGAACGGACAGAAGGACCCATTTCAGAATAG